A genomic segment from Bubalus bubalis isolate 160015118507 breed Murrah chromosome 5, NDDB_SH_1, whole genome shotgun sequence encodes:
- the LOC102401029 gene encoding cysteine sulfinic acid decarboxylase-like: protein MADSQPLLSFDGDPVAAEALLQDVFGIVVDEVIRKGTSASEKVCEWKEPEELKQLLDLELRHEGESQEQSLEHCRAVICYSVKTCHPRFFNQLFPGLDPHALAGRIVIESLNTSQYTYEIAPVFVLMQEEVLKKLQALVGWSSGDGVFCPGGSISNMYAVNLAHYQRYPDCKQRGLRALPPLALFTSKECHYSIKKGAAFLGLGTDSVRVVKADERGKMIPEDLERQISLAKAEGAVPFLVSATSGTTALGAFDALEAIADMCQHHGLGLHVDAAWGGSILLSQTHRHLLAGIQRADSVAWNPHKLLSTGLQCSALLRDTSNLLKCCHGSQASYLFQQDKFYDVALDTGDKVVQCGRRVDCLKLWLMWKAQGEQGLQRRVDQAFALARYLVEEPKKREGFELVMEPEFVNVCFWFVPPSLRGKKESPDYSKRLSKVAPILKERMVRKGSMVIGYQPHGTRSNFFRMVVANPALTRADMDFLLNELERLGQDLGVAPSRCWPGPLPPPSPSP from the coding sequence ATGGCTGACTCTCAACCTCTCCTCTCCTTTGATGGGGACCCTGTGGCTGCAGAAGCCTTGCTCCAGGATGTGTTTGGGATTGTGGTGGATGAGGTCATTCGAAAAGGGACCAGTGCCTCCGAGAAGGTCTGTGAGTGGAAGGAGCCCGAGGAGCTGAAGCAACTGCTGGACTTGGAGCTGCGGCACGAGGGTGAGTCACaggagcagagcctggagcaCTGCCGGGCCGTGATCTGCTACAGTGTGAAGACCTGTCACCCTCGTTTCTTCAACCAGCTCTTCCCAGGGTTGGATCCCCATGCCCTGGCCGGGCGCATTGTCATAGAGAGCCTCAACACCAGCCAGTACACGTACGAAATCGCCCCTGTGTTTGTCCTCATGCAGGAGGAGGTGCTGAAGAAACTCCAGGCCCTGGTGGGCTGGAGCTCTGGGGACGGGGTCTtctgccctggtggctccatCTCCAACATGTATGCAGTGAACCTGGCCCACTATCAGCGATACCCAGACTGCAAACAGAGGGGCCTCCGAGCACTGCCGCCCCTGGCCCTCTTCACATCGAAAGAGTGTCATTACTCCATCAAGAAAGGAGCCGCTTTTCTGGGACTTGGCACCGACAGTGTCCGAGTGGTCAAGGCAGATGAGAGAGGGAAAATGATCCCGGAGGATCTGGAGAGGCAGATCAGCTTGGCCAAGGCCGAGGGTGCCGTGCCATTCCTGGTCAGTGCCACCTCTGGTACTACAGCGCTGGGGGCCTTTGACGCCCTGGAGGCAATCGCGGACATGTGCCAGCATCACGGGCTGGGGCTGCATGTGGACGCTGCCTGGGGTGGGAGCATCCTGCTGTCACAGACACATAGACATCTCCTGGCTGGGATCCAGAGGGCTGACTCCGTGGCCTGGAATCCCCACAAGCTCCTCTCCACAGGCCTGCAATGCTCAGCTCTTCTCCGGGACACCTCGAACCTGCTCAAGTGCTGTCACGGGTCCCAGGCCAGCTACCTCTTCCAGCAGGACAAGTTCTACGATGTGGCTCTGGACACGGGAGACAAGGTGGTGCAGTGTGGCCGGCGTGTGGACTGTCTGAAGCTGTGGCTCATGTGGAAGGCACAgggcgagcaggggctgcagcGCCGTGTGGACCAGGCCTTTGCCCTTGCCCGGTACCTGGTGGAGGAGCCGAAGAAGCGGGAGGGATTTGAGTTGGTCATGGAGCCTGAATTTGTCAATGTGTGTTTCTGGTTCGTGCCCCCCAGTCTGCGGGGAAAGAAGGAGAGTCCAGATTACAGTAAAAGGCTGTCTAAGGTAGCCCCAATCCTCAAGGAGCGCATGGTGAGGAAGGGTTCCATGGTGATTGGCTACCAGCCCCATGGTACCCGGAGCAACTTCTTTCGCATGGTCGTGGCCAACCCTGCACTGACACGGGCTGATATGGACTTCCTGCTGAACGAGCTGGAACGGCTGGGCCAGGATCTCGGAGTCGCTCCATCTCGCTGCTGGCCtgggcccctccccccaccctcgccATCTCCCTGA